A region of the Curtobacterium flaccumfaciens pv. betae genome:
CCGCCCGCTCCCGGTCTCAGCAGTTGTGGTAGTAGGCCTTGTTGCCGCTGCGCGCCTTCGGTGTCATCGCCATCGCGTACCGTCCGCCTGGCACGTTCGTGACGCGCTTCGACTTCTTGCCGACAGCAGTCGCGCCGTGGCACCGCTTCTCGCGGAAGTAGTTCGACCAGGTGTCGTCCTTCCCGACGCCCCACTGCCAGAAGCTCCCGCCCCCGCCGTCGTTGTTGGTGCCGATGCCGCTGGTCTCACCGCTCGCACCTTGGCCAGAAGCGGCGACGGTGACTCCGCCGGCTTCCGACCCTGATCCCATGACCTCGAACTGCGCAGCTGATGCCGCCGTCGCAGTGCCCGTGATCAGGCCGACGGTGAGACCAAGGCCGACGAGCATCTTCGTCCTGGAGATGTGCATGACTGTTTCCTCCCATGTGCCCCCCGATGAGGCTCAACCGATCGTGGCAGCGGCACAAGATTGATGTCAAGCATTTGAAATGCATGTTTCACGACCACTGTAACGAGTGGCGTTGGTCTTCCCGGCCTGACTCGCTACTGTGATGGGCACTGGTCATGTCCGCGCATGACCACCGCCCAGGACCAGCAACGGAGCACGAGGGACGCATGACGAGCCGCATCACCGAGGGTGCCGAACCGAAGCACCAGCAGCTGCGGCGCATCCTGCTCGACCTCGTCACGACCCGCCTGGCTCCCGGTGCCGCGATCCCGTCCGAACGCCAGCTCATCGCCGAGTACGGCGTCTCCCGGATCACCGTGCGCGAAGCCCTCGGACAGCTGGTGAACGAGGGGTACCTGGAGCGCGTCCGCGGCAAGGGCACCTTCGTCGCGCACCGGCCCGTGCAGTCGACGCTGCACCTCGCCTCGTTCACCGAGGAGATGCGGGCGATGGGGCACGAGCCGACCACCGTGGTGCTCGTGCGCGAGGAACGCGTGCCGCCGGCCGACACCGCCGCGGCCCTGCGGATCGATCAGGACGTGCCGGCCTTCCACGTGAAGCGCCTGCGGATGGCCGACGGCGCCCCGGTCTCGATCGACGACGCCTGGCTCGTGGCCGACGCGTTCCCGGGCCTGCTCGACCACGACCTGTCCGGGTCGGTGTACTCGATCATCGCCACGGAGTACGGCACCCCGATCGACCGCGCGCAGCAGACCGTCGCGGCGAACCCGGCGGCCGACGACGTCGCGACCCTGCTCGGCACGAAGACCGGAGCACCGGTGCTCGAGTTCGACCGGGTGTCGTACGCGGGGGAGCGACCCGTGGAGCACACCCGCAGCTGGTACCGATCGGACCGCTACCGCGTGCAGATGGAGGTCACCGCGACCCCCGCGGTCGCGTAGTCCGCCCAGCAACGCGAAAGCGACCGTCTGCCGCGGGTGGTCCGCAGCACACGGTCGCTCTCGACGAGGAAGAACCCCTAGACCTCGAAGAGGGTGTCGCCGTCGAGCACCGTGGTGCCGACCGTCCCCTGGTCGACGCTGTCCGCCGTCGAACCGAGCACCACGACCGGGCAGATCGGCGAGTACCCGGCTGCTGAGATCACCGAGGGGGTGAACCGGACGACGGGGTCACCGGCGGTGACGGTGTCGCCCTCGGTCGCGAGGAGCTCGAAGCCCTCGCCGGA
Encoded here:
- a CDS encoding GntR family transcriptional regulator; protein product: MTSRITEGAEPKHQQLRRILLDLVTTRLAPGAAIPSERQLIAEYGVSRITVREALGQLVNEGYLERVRGKGTFVAHRPVQSTLHLASFTEEMRAMGHEPTTVVLVREERVPPADTAAALRIDQDVPAFHVKRLRMADGAPVSIDDAWLVADAFPGLLDHDLSGSVYSIIATEYGTPIDRAQQTVAANPAADDVATLLGTKTGAPVLEFDRVSYAGERPVEHTRSWYRSDRYRVQMEVTATPAVA
- a CDS encoding lactococcin 972 family bacteriocin codes for the protein MHISRTKMLVGLGLTVGLITGTATAASAAQFEVMGSGSEAGGVTVAASGQGASGETSGIGTNNDGGGGSFWQWGVGKDDTWSNYFREKRCHGATAVGKKSKRVTNVPGGRYAMAMTPKARSGNKAYYHNC